CTGTGACACACCTGATTTCGCACGGACACCAACGCATCGCGTTCCTCGGCGACGACGTCGTCACCGCGCACCTGCGGTTGCAGGGCTGTCGCGGGGCCCTGGCCGACGCGGACCTTGACCACGACGAGCGTCTGGTCCACCTCGGCGACGTCGACACCGACGCCGTCACCGCCGCGCTGCGGCGCATCCTCGCCGAACCCGATCCACCCACCGCGGTGTTCTCGTCGAACGCGCGGTGTACGGTTTCCGTCGTGTCGGCGCTACAGACGTTGCGGCGCAACGACATTGCGGTGGTCGGCTTCGGCGACTTCCCCACCGCGGCCGCGCTGCGGCCGCCGATCACCGTGATCGACCAGGACGGCGAGGAGATGGGACGCTTCGCCGCCGAACGTCTGTTCGCGCGTCTGGACGACCCGGGACGTCGACTGCGCAGACGCACCGTGCTCCCGGTATCGCTCGTGACCCGCTCGTCATGCGCGATGCCCGGTGAAAGAGCCCGCCCCGGGCACGGGTCCCCCGTGCCCGACCGCTCGCCGAATGTGAGCGCTAGGTAATCACATTCGGCACACGAAAAAGCCCCCGGGGGCGGTTACGCACCCCGGGGGCTTTTTCCTACTGCTTAGCGGTAATCCGAGTAGCCGTAGTCGTCCAGCGGCACCGCGGCACCGGTGGCCTGGCCGAAGTCCGGGCTGTAGTACTGATCCTCGTAGGACGGGATCGTGTACGCAGCGGCACGGGCCTCTTCGGTCGGCTGCACCTGGATGTTGCGGTAACGGCTGATACCGGTTCCGGCCGGGATCAGCTTGCCGATGATCACGTTCTCCTTCAGACCGTTCAGCTTGTCGCTGCGGCAGTTGATCGCCGCATCGGTCAGCACGCGAGTGGTCTCCTGGAACGACGCCGCCGACAGCCACGAATCCGTGGCCAGCGATGCCTTGGTGATACCCATCAGCACCGGACGACCCGCCGCGGGCTCGCCACCCTCGGCGACCACCCGGCGGTTCTCCGCCTCGAACTCGGCACGCTCGGTCAGCGAGCCGGGCAGGAACTCCGTCGAGCCCGAATCGATGATCGTGACGCGACGCAGCATCTGCCGGACGATGACCTCGATGTGCTTGTCGTGGATCGACACGCCCTGGGCCCGGTAGACCTCCTGGACCTCCTTGACGAGGTGGATCTGCACCTCGCGCGGGCCCTGCACACGCAGCACCTCGTGCGGATCGGCGGCGCCTTCCATCAGCTGGTCGCCGACCTCGACGTGGTCACCATCGGAGAGCACACCCTCGGTGCCGTCCTCGTGGGTGATGACGCGCAGACGCTGACGCTTGGAGAGCTTGTCGTACACAACCTCTTCGCCGCCATCGTCGGGAACGATGGTGATCTTGAAGAACTTGTCGCTCTCCTCCAGCCGCACGCGGCCCGCGACGTCGGCGATGGGCGCCTTGTTCCGCGGCACGCGAGCCTCGAACAGCTCCTGCACACGGGGCAGACCACCGACGATGTCGGCGCCACCGGTGACACCACCCTGGTGGAAGGTACGCATGGTCAGCTGCGTACCGGGCTCACCGATCGACTGCGCGGCGACGATACCGACGGCCTCGCCGATGTCGACGAGCTTGCCGGTCGCCATCGAGCGGCCGTAGCACATGGCGCACACACCGGTGGCCGAGGTGCAGGTCAGCACGGAACGGACCTTCACCTGCGTGATGCCGGCCGCCAGCAGCGCATCGATGGCCGGGTC
This region of Mycolicibacterium goodii genomic DNA includes:
- a CDS encoding LacI family DNA-binding transcriptional regulator; translation: MATMRDVAKRAGVSAKTVSRVVNNDRYVSDDVRSRVEQAIEELKYVPNMLAVSFRTGRDAAIGIAVPGVADPFFAGIIGAVEREASARGVAVIVTSVGWEPSHEQRSIEAVLHRKVAGMIICPVGPDMSFLRQWQATTPLVFVDRMPGHLVADAVVQDDVGGGYDAVTHLISHGHQRIAFLGDDVVTAHLRLQGCRGALADADLDHDERLVHLGDVDTDAVTAALRRILAEPDPPTAVFSSNARCTVSVVSALQTLRRNDIAVVGFGDFPTAAALRPPITVIDQDGEEMGRFAAERLFARLDDPGRRLRRRTVLPVSLVTRSSCAMPGERARPGHGSPVPDRSPNVSAR